The sequence below is a genomic window from Polaribacter vadi.
AAAACAGTATAAAAACGGAATAGATATTCTTTTTCTAAAGGATTTACTTCCGCTTTTAAAAGATCGATTAAAGCCAAAATTCTATCCATAAAATTCTCAACAGAATCAAAAGCCTCAAACAGCTTTAAAATAATATTTTTTACTTCGGATTTTTCTTCTTTTAGCAAATCTTCCAAATGACTTTTTGTAACAAAAGTCTGGTTATCTTTTGCAATTGCTTCTGTGAAATTATCAATTTTTGCAAGTAAACCATAAATAGATTGATGTTTAAAAAAGCGAATTACATCTTTATAATAAAACTCATTCAAAACGCTTTTTTGCAATTTTTCTTGCGAAATAAACAACTGAAAAATTGAAAACAGCAAACTTGTTGTTGGGATATCTTTTAAAGGATAACCCATTGTAATATTGATTGCATCTACATTTTTAGGCAACGAATTTAAGGTTACAGGCAGCAAAGTTTCATCTGCTAAAACCAAAGCAGTATTTTTAAAATCAGTAATTTTTTCTAAAATTTCTCCAGTATATTTTATCTGCGTATTATTTTTTGCAGCGCCAATAACTTCAATCTTTTTTGGAGCAGAAAAAGTATCTCCTAAAAGTTTTATCTCGTTTTTATCATAATAATTCCAGCTACTTTTATATTTTCTGATAAATTTTCCTGCTTGATGATTAGACTTGAAAAAAGTTTCATCTAAATCCCAGTAAATTTCTGAATTCCCATTTTGCAACGTTTTTTGAAAAAGCAATTCTTCTGCTTTGTTCAACGCATTAAAACCGATAAAAAAGAATTTTTTATTTTTATTTTCTTCCAAAAAATTATCTATTTTACCACAAGCTTCTCTATACATTAAGCCTTGATAACCGATATTTTCACGTAACAAAAATTTATAAAAAGCATCATAATACGTATTCAGTTTTTCTAAAAAAGAATAATGATCTTTTATCAAAGCTGTTTCTGTAAACGTGCCATTTACAGACCATTTTTTAAGACGTTCAATATCTCTTAAATAGATAAAAATATCTTTCGAGTTTATTAAATGTTGATCAATTTCATTAAAATCTTGCAAAACTGTTAATGCCCAAGAAGAAAACGTATCAAAAGAATCTGGATGTTGCTCAACACTTTTATAAATCGTGTAAAAATGAAACAACAACTGAATATTATCTGCTTTTTGAACGCCAGAAATTTGTTGAATAAATTGTTCAATATTAAGCATCTCTGGTAAAAAACCTACCGAAATTTTATCTTTAAAAGTTTGTTTTACAAAGACTTTTGCTCTTTGTGATGGCAAAATAAAAACAACATCTTCAAAGGAATTTGTGGTTTTTAAAATATCATCTATAGTTTCTGAAATAAAAGATTGCATAGAATTTTTAGCATAATTTTGATTTCCTAAATTACAAAAACTTACTTTTATACTTCTATAATCTTTAAATTTATTTTGATGCAAAATGAACTAAATATTGTTGGTATCCAAGCAGACTTATCTTGGGAAAATCCTACTGAAAACCGTGCTTTTTTTGAAAAACAGATAAACAGTTTATCAGAAAATACAGATTTGGTTGTTTTACCAGAAATGTTTACCACTGGTTTTACTATGAATCCTGAAAAAGTTGCAGAAAAAATGGACGGAGAAACCATTGCTTGGATGCAAAAAATGGCTTCAGAAAAACAAGCTGCCATTACTGGGAGTTTGGTTATACAAGATGACAATAAATACTTTAATCGATTGGTTTTTGTGCATCCTTCAGGAAACATAGAAACGTATGATAAACGACATTCTTTTACGTTGGCAGGAGAAGATAAAGTCTACAATTCTGGAGATAAAATATTGATTGTTTCTTATAAAGGTTGGCGAATTTGTCCGTTAATTTGTTACGATTTACGTTTCCCAGTTTGGGCAAGAAACACAGAAAATTACGATTTATTAATTTTTATGGCAAATTGGCCAGTAACCAGAATTAAAGCTTGGGATACGCTTTTAAAAGCAAGAGCTATCGAAAATATGAGTTACGCAATTGGCATCAATAGAACTGGAAAAGATGCTAATAATTACGAATATTCAGGAAATTCTTTAGTGATAGATTATTTGGGTGAGGAACTTTCTACTTTACCTAAAAACGAAATTGGTATCCTAAAAGCAACTTTGGTAAAATCTGATCAAAAGAAAATTAGAGAGAAATTGGGGTTTTTAAATGATAGAGATGCTTTTGAGATTAAGATTATTTAGTTTGTTAAAGGTTTTCATTTCCTGTAAATTACTATGAAAAACAGTT
It includes:
- a CDS encoding PD-(D/E)XK nuclease family protein, producing the protein MHQNKFKDYRSIKVSFCNLGNQNYAKNSMQSFISETIDDILKTTNSFEDVVFILPSQRAKVFVKQTFKDKISVGFLPEMLNIEQFIQQISGVQKADNIQLLFHFYTIYKSVEQHPDSFDTFSSWALTVLQDFNEIDQHLINSKDIFIYLRDIERLKKWSVNGTFTETALIKDHYSFLEKLNTYYDAFYKFLLRENIGYQGLMYREACGKIDNFLEENKNKKFFFIGFNALNKAEELLFQKTLQNGNSEIYWDLDETFFKSNHQAGKFIRKYKSSWNYYDKNEIKLLGDTFSAPKKIEVIGAAKNNTQIKYTGEILEKITDFKNTALVLADETLLPVTLNSLPKNVDAINITMGYPLKDIPTTSLLFSIFQLFISQEKLQKSVLNEFYYKDVIRFFKHQSIYGLLAKIDNFTEAIAKDNQTFVTKSHLEDLLKEEKSEVKNIILKLFEAFDSVENFMDRILALIDLLKAEVNPLEKEYLFRFYTVFTQLQTLQNEFHYFTDLKTLSLFFNQLISSESLSFQGEPLKGLQLMGMLETRVLDFENIILVSANEGVLPANSQQNSFIPFDVKVEYGLPTYREKDAIFSYHFFRLMQRAKNVFILYNTEHDIFGSGEKSRFVTQLEMMRTDIVQKIISPKVVAQNAELKTIEKNELVFERLKELAKAGFSPSSLTNYLYNPVAFYKQKILRIKEFDDVEETVAYNTLGTVVHETLDELYKPFIGQFLKVDAILSMENIAKDLVIKHFKIHFKNGDISTGQNRLIFEVANRFVMNFLSKEKELVKDEKNQLQIIATEENLSAEIVIEGFEFPIKIHGNVDRVDELNGEIRIIDYKSGMVQAAELKVLDFEKLREKEQYKAIQVLMYAYCYAQEKKFDFSKNLKAGIYSFKNLNSGFLAINFSSNYRKPETTITEEKLEEFIEELKEYIKEIYNPETPFIEPADLKY
- a CDS encoding amidohydrolase — translated: MQNELNIVGIQADLSWENPTENRAFFEKQINSLSENTDLVVLPEMFTTGFTMNPEKVAEKMDGETIAWMQKMASEKQAAITGSLVIQDDNKYFNRLVFVHPSGNIETYDKRHSFTLAGEDKVYNSGDKILIVSYKGWRICPLICYDLRFPVWARNTENYDLLIFMANWPVTRIKAWDTLLKARAIENMSYAIGINRTGKDANNYEYSGNSLVIDYLGEELSTLPKNEIGILKATLVKSDQKKIREKLGFLNDRDAFEIKII